The Helicoverpa zea isolate HzStark_Cry1AcR chromosome 23, ilHelZeax1.1, whole genome shotgun sequence sequence cagtttaacgtgccatccgaaacagtcattggtgtccaagatatacttacaatACTTTTGGTGTACATAAAgaatattatctttatttaatttaatttaagagcccagctcttgtcggtgcagctccgtccatttacacctatctagcgctacaaccttccttatacgtcacaacattcaccttctctttaatttgcttgacgtagctgtaccttggacgagtagaagtaaataataatatattatgttctgTGGTACATTACCTCTCTGCGAGTGCTTCGGGCAGCTGCGAGACGGTGTAGGTGAGTCGCTGCGCGGGGTCGGGCCGCTCCACCACGTCGTCCTCCTCCAGCCGCGCGGCCATGCGACGCGACCACTGCTCCTCTTCTAGTAGCACTGGCGACtgcaaatattgtattttagttttaagtatatGTGTTGTATAAAAatgccgatttcggccacggcggctgttctcatttaaggagatcagccagctgcgcaggacatattatagtgcacgagcatttacgcagacacaggtgcactcaatattccttcactctcatagcccgatgggacggcaatccgacacgaccggagagatcaggcgcaggaccgacatttacgtgctctccgatgcacgggttatatgtttatttatagtatgtttaaaaTTGTATACATATGGgatgtgtcgtacctaatcacattaaatcctatcacatacaatatatattattctataatgaattgaaaaaaaaaaagaataaatagtATTTGTTTGACCAAGTGCTTACAATTCAAATGTAACTCGAAATATTGTCATAATTTGCATTCAAAAGTAGTTTCAGTTTCGGCGCAGCTATTTGCGTGACGACATAAAGTTTGGTGGCTCACCTTCTCCTTGACCAGCAGCTGTTGAGCTTCTAACCCATCGATGGCGTCCAGCATTCGATCCTGTATGCGCTGACAGGGAGCACACACTATGAACTCGTGACTCAATACTTCGCATAGTTGTAGCGATGCGTTCAGGAGATCTGATTGCCGGACCACGTTGGAAGATGATGAGCAGACTAAAGTTTCTAGGGCTGTGGCTGTGGAAGAAATATTGTTTGGTTATTTATGAGGTTGAAGCTCTAGTCAAATAATGCTTATTGCACGCAATGCACATGAGATTAGACAGTGATGACCAATCTTAAACTTTTAGAAATTTTTGCTATACCCATTTAATTATAGTGTaattaatagtaaaataaaccaaaaacaaattaagtgtatgaaattattttgacaTATGAAATTATTTGTGTTCTAAAGCATTCATTCACATCGGCTcgccgtttttttttaaacgaatgcactttaaatattatttctttcgaTTGTCTTTTTATCGGCGGACTCGTCTCGCTATTGCAATCTTATGTGCGTTTTGTGTCAACTAGCCGGAACTGTCACGAAGTACGGCGCCTAGCTGAGTAATGTCAGCAAGTGTCCTCGCCTCTCCGCCCCACCGCTCACATACATATCTAAGGCGCGGCCAACTAGTTCCGCGCGGACTAGTcaagtcattattattattttttattttgcttaatataataatataatataataattttctcatataattaaaattaatcaattaattccTAGtccaacttgcattgtataactttctcagagTTAAATATATAAtcttaaaatattgtaagcacTACATACCAAATGTAATACCCActatgttttaaaaagagtaaccatggagtttcttgcccgttcttctccataggaagctacttttggaatgggcaactagaatcaaccttatttataacctaaatgaaataaatgatttgatttgattgatttgaaattataatacgCTTGCTTACCGACAATGGCGGGCGCGGCGTAGTGCGCGACGACGGCGTTGGCGTAGTACGCCAGCTCCAGCGACGCCGACACCGACGCCTGCGCGCGGACCGACGCGCGGGGCCCGCTGCCCGACACGCGGACCAGACCGCGGCCTAGCATGTCCAGCTGGGGGGaacaatattatgttattaaccTAGTTTTTTGAGGGAAATACTGACGCATAAAagctatacaaggtgttgatttgcatttgtgccatatttcaggaggaggacataaaatacgtaaataatcgattagaattacagtagacgggaaatagctaatattcaCTGCTTTTTTTgacattgtaatgtcgtagtatttcagaagtaatccaattttatgaatgaaatttatgaatgatcgttacgtatgctttgtgtttgcgtttgtgtgagggcgcagcacggttttaaggctatagttcggccgttcagagaatgcgttcctgacacctatcagttagtcaggactagtgatgggcacaacataacaccgagttcgttaccgttcccccaaaataaaccgccgcattattttaagattattttcgttttaaattggcggaatcatttaaaatttatattttagttatttaagtggaaaccaaaaaaaggtaatattcatataataaaatcgttttatttattctttgttacaaagttacaatctgtatttctatgcaataaagtaagtacattgaattgaatgtgcgtacagaatgttaatcagactccgattcgcttgaggaggtggtgtcttcatcatcatcttcgcctacgtgtATATTACgtgtatattaggtattattcataacagaatcaatcctgatatctcggtcaaaatcttccaaaatcaggtttttagagctctacctcactgggacgacatggcgacgtcgccagcggcacaggtctggctacttctggcatccaaatgtcgccaagtcgagtggccatgacgcctcgacagtcaattgtttacgtcgtcgctcaagaaattgcaagctgactggcgaccacattggcgactgtgtgagggaggtgcgctttaccgtgtacattatagtggctactgtggccacgtcgccaagttgccacggtagccagaagccacatagggaactgtagctcgtggccacgcctccaatttggcgacgttaccaaaccgtcgccaagtgagttaggttccatacatttcaatactaactgcttggatacgtagccggcgacgtcgccattggcgtcctaatgaggcagggcacttagtcttagcgcacgaaacgacaacaaatgactatttagcgtcacaaaatgacggcccatgatgccatttggggttaccattttcaacctaaatataaaaatgctactttctttcgcgcgttcagtttgatcatagttttatttttatatttcataaaagttatcctatagtccattattttcaaattcttaaaaagaaaaacaaaacgtattattttatattataagtataactgtataagaaccatcaaccagaacagattacgatacttgcctgttatttttagcacagcactacaaatataaagcgctgacataaccttgtaatagcgcagtatagatttagaaaaatattgtttaccaagttatttgacactcaatttggcacaaaattacagcattcattgattattattgatataataatgttgttttaatgctcctcaattgttaaaacgataaacaaccagcaaaaatatttttatcgtactgcaacgccattacaaagttacgtcgtcagttcaatcgcgatgtgtcagaaacgcattctctgagcggccgaactatagtaacacacgcgccaagtttaaatacgcctagatgacattgacggaattccgaaaaaaaaaaacgtaccaatttttttgttgatttgggtcgagaatcattagcttAATTACGTCCtttaatatggcacggatgcaaatcaacagcttgtatttatgGCCCGTACATCGGAGCACGTAGATGTCTGccttgcgcctgatctctttccggtcggattgccgtcccatcgggcgcagacagtgaaggaataatgaatgcgcaaatgcttgtgcactataatatctcctgcgcagctggctgatctctttatatgagaacagccgccgtggcctcGGACGTATTATTAAGGCGGGTCTACgttagacgaaccgagcacgagcgaagcacaagcggtGCTGTTCTCGGCTTGTCGTTCGCGGCGTCTAGTGTGGACGTACATCGAACCTACAACAATCACTGTTAGCAAATCCCTTTGTGTTCGTTAAAAACCGACAACgggcggaacgcagccgagcacgaacgaaatgctcttgcgcgctcgttagaggtttgtaagttggtccacatTAGACaaattgtgttcggctcgtgctcggCTTTATAATGGCATAACTTATGTAATTGTGACTGCTGTATAAGTAAATCTACTGACCGCATGTCTGACAGCGTGGCTGGGCTCGCCGGTATAGCCTCGGTCGCGTCCGTCGGCCgccagcgccgcgccgcgcgccgccagcCGCGCCGTCAGCGCGCCCAGCGTGGCGCCGCGACGCGCTTCCGTCAGTAGCACGTATGATAGCACGTTCGTGCACATTAGCGCTGTGGCTTGGGAGGCGTctggaaaacaaaataaataaataaatagaaagaaagaagaaagaaaagccATTTATTATCACAAACGACGCAAaagcaacaaaacaaataaaaataatgacaaaacacACAGATAAATACGCTGCATTTTCGTCACCTTGCGAAAAAGGGAcgcgctcagcataaatgctgtgcctcgcgcacgcaggcacgagacaacagcgctgacccgaaataaataaataatgtcaggaCACCTCTTCAcgcacggtcggttagccccatgatATGTTATTATAGTCCGCGCGGAACTAGTTGGCCGCGCCTTAGAATGTGAGCGGTGGCGCGGACAGGCGAGGGCACTTGCTATCATTACTTAGTTAGTCATACCTAATTGGATCTCGATcgtgcattaaatatttttaacgcgACGACTACGTGGCCGTACCCCGCTAAGTGTTGGTAGATTGTATAAACAGTACATATCAATTGAAGTACTTTGGAGTGGCTGTGGTTGTACAGAATCTGCCTGTCCAGGTTCATATATACTGGTAACACTCACCGTACACGAGATGTCTGCCGATAGCCTCGACCATCATCTTGTGGTCGGTGCTGACGTCGGCGCCGTACAGGCTGGAGTGGCTGTGGTTGTACAGGATCTGTCTGTCCAGGTTAACCGCCAGGTTGTTGTTGGGAGGAGTCAGGGAACTCTCGATGGGAGCCTTGTAGTGTTGGTACTTTTGGAATGATGTTACCAGTTCCTGGAATAGGAGGTAAGTGTTAGAAATGTTGGTCATACATCATCATCGTTGATTATTTGTAGTTCTGATAGTCAAATCCTTAAGCTGAAGCTGCTTTTTCTCATAAACATAGTTGGTTAACTAGGATAGTATTTTGATGTTTAAGTAATTAACTCACACTGCAGGATTTTCCCTAGGTTATTTGAGAGCCAAAAATTATCGCAACATTTTTGTCAATTCTACCCAAAGAGAAAAAATTCCAGTCCAAAATGTCCAAATTCTCATTTTGGACATTTTGGACTCCTCAACTCAGCAACATCAAGcaatatacatacaaaaaacagTTGAAACCTACCTTCAAAGAGATAGGCTGATTGAAATCCACTCTTATGCTTCCGTGATTAGTGTTCAAAGTCCTCCAAATGCCCCTCAGAGCTGACCAGAAGGTCTCCATTTGTTTGGGCATGCCCAATTGTTCGCGAACAAAGTTCCCGTCGACTAGCTTGTCATAGTTTAACGTAGCTGGTACTAGAAGTGCGTCATCTATAGTTCCGTCTAGGTAAGCGTCCATGATCACTGATAATATTCCCGCTGTGAAAGTTAAAATGGATttaacagattttttaaatagtgtTGTTGGGTAGACTAGTCTTTATGATTAGCATAGGAGATGAAACGACGATGTTTTTAATGAAGAACAAAACCAAATGTCGGCCAAGTTTACCGACattataaacgtcagttttttttttttttaagtcagatcatttatttcatatagGGCTTTACAACTGTCTACTATGAATTTTTACGATCACCTTTCAAAGTAAACATTCGTTTTTAGAAAAACggatgtttatgttgttggtgaacttgggcctaaaaCAGTCTTATTACAAATCGCGGCTTgatcaaaaacttttaaaatggtCTTGGTTAAGCCACTTTGTAATAAAACTGTAGGTTTGGTCAATGGACTTGAATACtctatgtatttacataatattctcTAGATGTCGGAATAAAGCGTAACCTTTTAAATGGTGAAATAAAGACAAAGTCGTATAGAGTTAGTGCTGATACCAAAAATCGTGTCACCCAACATACCCGTTACATCTGCTTGATCCAAGTACGCaagaacatttaaaatatattagttgtgaacaataattacataaattgatttattactaCTAAGAATGGCCGTTTCACCACTTCAGGATAGGAATTATATTCAGATTCCAGTCTATTTGGatgccaaaaataataaagttatttgtCAGTCGCCATCAAGTTTGGCGATCAATGTCTATACATATATCAGTGCATAGATGCAGCGACTgttgaaagatgacatgaataggaagggagtgagtgtcagtatgacgagtgataggaagaggatgacatattacgccgaccccaaataaaattgggaacagggcaggaggaagaagaagaagatggaGCGACTGTTCAATCTATAAggttggttgtcagactttctggtttctaaTCAAAGACACACAATTCATGTAAAATTAACTATACTTCCAGAGGTGGTGAAATTGGTCATCAGCTTATATATACAAGTCATTACTAAATAGTGTTTTACCTGAGAGGTGACGAATAAGGAtttggatttaaaataaataatacctttaGGTGTCTGTGGTTTTCCTGTCCTAGTACGTCCTCCTTCTATGAAGAACTCCAGATTGTTGCCGGCTGATAAACTGTTCAGGATATACGCCCTGAAAAAGAACATGAAAGTAATGTTATAATTGATATGATGCTTTTTTAATTTCACTTCACGTGAAGGGTAAACGTTCGTTACGTTTGCGGATGCGGGAAGTATATTCGGTCCAACCACTAGGCGCAgcaaattttaaataatgttttgaaaaattctgacaCAAGGGTATAccaggtgattaaacctgcagttTAATAGATAAGAAGAAGAGACCAATAAAAAAGGAATGCATTTGGAGTATGTGGTTACAACACGTTACTTCGTTTAATGAATGCTTACCTAAGTGCAGACTTGTATGTGGGGTCACCGTGGTACTCGGAACCTTCAACTCTTCGCCTGATGTAGAAAGCACCACAACCTCGGAGGAACCAACTG is a genomic window containing:
- the LOC124642124 gene encoding glycerol-3-phosphate acyltransferase 1, mitochondrial isoform X2; amino-acid sequence: MLEVVGERVGGWCGRDTSSSLRQAVRARKRQQEYAKVDNDVACRTSSLYRIKEGPVIPAPEPQMRPPAGLACGRCAPVSRDSWQDPKVKDTGAVINILDIGRQNFANGGVVSRYLCDLAQCCNLFNYDYKDVVPNVLKDDSVESAIEEATQEELSKAKEAGQSGAQYATVRKRVEAKALKVVQDISSAMSNNVLKFVAWVCHKAVRRVAGGGCGTRVAGVERLRRANAAGLPLVFVPLHRSHFDYILMTFTLYLTGLRPPLVAAGDNMRIPFFGWFLRGCGAFYIRRRVEGSEYHGDPTYKSALRAYILNSLSAGNNLEFFIEGGRTRTGKPQTPKAGILSVIMDAYLDGTIDDALLVPATLNYDKLVDGNFVREQLGMPKQMETFWSALRGIWRTLNTNHGSIRVDFNQPISLKELVTSFQKYQHYKAPIESSLTPPNNNLAVNLDRQILYNHSHSSLYGADVSTDHKMMVEAIGRHLVYDASQATALMCTNVLSYVLLTEARRGATLGALTARLAARGAALAADGRDRGYTGEPSHAVRHALDMLGRGLVRVSGSGPRASVRAQASVSASLELAYYANAVVAHYAAPAIVATALETLVCSSSSNVVRQSDLLNASLQLCEVLSHEFIVCAPCQRIQDRMLDAIDGLEAQQLLVKEKSPVLLEEEQWSRRMAARLEEDDVVERPDPAQRLTYTVSQLPEALAERRRLLLTLRPLLEAYAATCRNLEAGTMKDVVKNTLDSLTDDFTHNRMVYGEAVSTDAIRNCLRLLRQWGAVEVAGRERRLRLRAPYDAPAARASLTHNVTQFCVPSPLLEQL
- the LOC124642124 gene encoding glycerol-3-phosphate acyltransferase 1, mitochondrial isoform X1, which encodes MDTMISVWTMVEHVRVASGAAELAIFTAILYWFFTSSRVADMLEVVGERVGGWCGRDTSSSLRQAVRARKRQQEYAKVDNDVACRTSSLYRIKEGPVIPAPEPQMRPPAGLACGRCAPVSRDSWQDPKVKDTGAVINILDIGRQNFANGGVVSRYLCDLAQCCNLFNYDYKDVVPNVLKDDSVESAIEEATQEELSKAKEAGQSGAQYATVRKRVEAKALKVVQDISSAMSNNVLKFVAWVCHKAVRRVAGGGCGTRVAGVERLRRANAAGLPLVFVPLHRSHFDYILMTFTLYLTGLRPPLVAAGDNMRIPFFGWFLRGCGAFYIRRRVEGSEYHGDPTYKSALRAYILNSLSAGNNLEFFIEGGRTRTGKPQTPKAGILSVIMDAYLDGTIDDALLVPATLNYDKLVDGNFVREQLGMPKQMETFWSALRGIWRTLNTNHGSIRVDFNQPISLKELVTSFQKYQHYKAPIESSLTPPNNNLAVNLDRQILYNHSHSSLYGADVSTDHKMMVEAIGRHLVYDASQATALMCTNVLSYVLLTEARRGATLGALTARLAARGAALAADGRDRGYTGEPSHAVRHALDMLGRGLVRVSGSGPRASVRAQASVSASLELAYYANAVVAHYAAPAIVATALETLVCSSSSNVVRQSDLLNASLQLCEVLSHEFIVCAPCQRIQDRMLDAIDGLEAQQLLVKEKSPVLLEEEQWSRRMAARLEEDDVVERPDPAQRLTYTVSQLPEALAERRRLLLTLRPLLEAYAATCRNLEAGTMKDVVKNTLDSLTDDFTHNRMVYGEAVSTDAIRNCLRLLRQWGAVEVAGRERRLRLRAPYDAPAARASLTHNVTQFCVPSPLLEQL